One part of the Vicia villosa cultivar HV-30 ecotype Madison, WI linkage group LG6, Vvil1.0, whole genome shotgun sequence genome encodes these proteins:
- the LOC131609532 gene encoding uncharacterized protein LOC131609532, which translates to MTTPSQEKRHRSIFELPPNYFDSCRLLPSPHSSVSDLNANHENLQLPSNDAVVLGTRLTCNTCKAQFDSLEDQRSHFKSDIHRFNVKLTVAGKHIVKEEDFEVLTSDFVKDYDVSSISGSESDTDDDDDSENEGRVRSVVRGSKYGESFKQKLFVCLQTGQRVSVWKCLIMNVNESVLYEDEQVQRNLAERLKSLTVEPRDNSRLRIVLLASGGHFAGCVFDGETVVAHKTFHRYVVRAKAGKKQSTNDASGRVAHSAGASLRRYNELALKKEVHELLTAWRPYFDASISIFIHAPSNSRQLLYDGEKPCFTNSQYARNIAMIVRRPTLREAKRVYGQLTLVSYEADEKEILQSHQQDAVPPIRIAKRNGAPPASKVDMAGLDKNNKAEACSSNQNDEPLISSNDESENELSDKSTPLHQAAQSADSQKVMELLEQGLDPCIKDERGQTPYMLAPDKEVRNTFRRFMASNPDKWDWNAAKVPSALTKEMEESQAAKQAEKDAKRKARAKELKKLRKAKEKKAQAEAAEKQKIASTSATGQSQSKSGVKLSKEEEIKRAQAEEREKRAAAAERRMAALKIQSNNTSEANKSGLAGDTLCSCCNSSLAGKVPFHRYNYKYCSTSCMHVHREILEDG; encoded by the exons ATGACGACGCCGTCTCAAGAAAAACGCCACCGTTCCATTTTCGAACTTCCCCCAAACTACTTCGACTCTTGCCGTCTTCTCCCTTCTCCTCATTCCTCCGTTTCCGACCTCAACGCAAATCACGAAAACCTCCAATTACCCTCAAACGACGCCGTCGTTTTGGGTACTCGGTTAACCTGCAATACTTGTAAGGCTCAGTTCGATTCTCTTGAAGACCAACGTTCCCACTTCAAATCCGATATTCATCGATTCAAT GTGAAGCTGACAGTTGCTGGGAAACATATTGTGAAAGAAGAAGATTTTGAGGTTCTGACATCTGATTTTGTGAAAGACTATGATGTGTCAAGTATATCTGGTTCGGAAAGTGATACCGATGACGACGATGATAGTGAAAATGAGGGTCGAGTTCGAAGTGTTGTGCGTGGTAGTAAGTACGGTGAAAGCTTTAAACAGAAGCTGTTTGTGTGTCTTCAGACAGGGCAGAGAGTTTCTGTGTGGAAGTGTTTGATAATGAATGTGAATGAGAGTGTGTTGTATGAGGATGAACAAGTGCAGAGAAATTTGGCTGAGAGGTTGAAATCTCTGACTGTTGAGCCCAGGGATAATAGCCGTTTGAGGATTGTTTTGCTTGCATCTGGTGGGCACTTTGCGGGGTGTGTCTTTGATGGTGAAACGGTTGTGGCGCACAAGACATTTCACAG ATATGTTGTGAGGGCCAAGGCTGGGAAAAAACAGTCTACAAATGATGCTTCTGGAAGGGTTGCACATTCTGCCGGTGCTTCACTTCGTCGTTATAATGAACTTGCATTAAAAAAG GAAGTTCACGAACTGCTTACTGCTTGGAGACCTTATTTTGATGCTTCTATTTCCATTTTTATACATGCACCTTCAAATAGTCGTCAACTGCTTTATGATGGAGAAAAGCCATGCTTTACCAATTCACAATATGCCAGAAATATTGCTATGATTGTCCGCAGGCCCACTCTCAGGGAAGCAAAACGTGTATATGGCCAGTTGACCCTAGTATCTTATGAAGCAGATGAGAAGGAAATTTTACAGAGCCATCAACAGGACGCGGTGCCACCAATTCGTATTGCTAAAAGAAATGGTGCCCCTCCTGCCAGCAAAGTGGACATGGCTGGATTGGATAAAAACAACAAAGCTGAAGCTTGTTCCAGTAACCAAAATGATGAACCTCTTATTTCGAGTAACGACGAAAGTGAGAATGAGTTATCTGACAAGTCAACTCCTTTACATCAAGCAGCACAATCTGCTGACTCTCAGAAGGTTATGGAACTCCTGGAACAAGGCTTGGATCCATGCATCAAAGATGAAAGGGGACAGACCCCGTATATGTTGGCACCTGACAAGGAAGTCAGGAACACTTTCAGAAGGTTTATGGCTTCAAATCCTGACAAATGGGATTGGAATGCTGCAAAAGTGCCTAGTGCATTGACCAAAGAAATGGAAGAATCACAAGCTGCTAAGCAG GCAGAAAAAGATGCCAAGAGAAAAGCTAGAGCAAAAGAATTGAAGAAATTAcgcaaggcaaaagaaaagaagGCTCAG GCTGAAGCTGCTGAAAAACAGAAGATTGCTTCAACATCTGCTACAGGACAATCACAATCAAAAAGTGGTGTGAAATTATCAAAAGAG GAGGAAATAAAAAGAGCGCAGGCTGAAGAAAGAGAAAAGAGAGCTGCTGCTGCTGAGAGAAGAATGGCTGCCCTCAAAATCCAATCTAATAATACATCAGAGGCTAATAAAAGTGGATTAGCTGGTGACACATTATGTTCCTGCTGTAATTCATCACTTGCTGGTAAAGTTCCATTCCACCGGTATAATTACAAATACTGCAGCACTTCATGCATGCACGTACACAGAGAGATCCTAGAGGATGGATGA